In a single window of the Oncorhynchus gorbuscha isolate QuinsamMale2020 ecotype Even-year unplaced genomic scaffold, OgorEven_v1.0 Un_scaffold_1235, whole genome shotgun sequence genome:
- the LOC124021852 gene encoding PI-PLC X domain-containing protein 1-like, with amino-acid sequence MERGDASSTNADWMSQLPEELWGTPLWDLAIPGSHDSMSYCLDTHSPVLGSESFMLQFLDRLAPCIVRPCVYRWATTQAWSIPEQLDAGIRFFDLRIAHKTIKNTQDFLKTHNTDDTLYFAHAIYTLQTVKEALSTMAVWLEQHQKEVVILSCSHFYLLTDSEHQALVCYITQLFKEKLCPHRYRIDKTPLLPVSETPYLSQCWDLGQQVIISYDDETILHQHKELWPKIPYWYADSADPKEVISYLEEQQKAQGRAAHFFTSGLNLTEDTAVVVCNPCLTMRKLTMKSFSLLLDWVEKQTPGPNQTAVNIICGDFVGLNHFASVVIGLNKKLLKTESHR; translated from the exons ATGGAGCGCGGAGACGCATCGTCCACTAACGCAGACTGGATGTCTCAACTGCCAGAGGAACTGTGGGGTACACCGCTTTGGGACCTGGCGATACCCG GGAGTCATGACAGCATGAGTTACTGCCTGGATACACACTCTCCTGTCTTGGGTTCTGAGTCGTTCATGCTGCAGTTTCTGGATCGACTGGCGCCCTGCATTGTACGCCCCTGTGTCTACCGCTGGGCCACCACACAG GCGTGGAGTATTCCTGAACAGTTGGATGCAGGAATCCGGTTCTTCGATCTACGGATCGCCCATAAAACCATTAAAAATACACAAGACTTTCtaaaaacacacaacacagatgACACGCTGTACTTCGCACACGCAATTTATACGCTACAGACTGTAAAG gaggccCTGTCAACCATGGCTGTGTGGTTGGAGCAGCACCAGAAGGAGgtagtgatcctgtcctgttcCCACTTCTACCTGCTGACGGACTCTGAGCACCAGGCCCTGGTCTGCTACATCACTCAGCTGTTTAAAGAGAAACTCTGCCCCCACAGGTACAGGATAGACAAGACCCCACTACTGCCTGTCTca gagactCCCTATCTGAGCCAGTGCTGGGATCTGGGGCAGCAGGTCATAATTTCGTACGACGATGAGACGATTCTTCACCAACACAAGGAACTGTGGCCTAAGATCCCTTACTg GTACGCTGACTCGGCAGACCCCAAAGAGGTAATTTCTTACCTGGAAGAGCAGCAGAAGGCCCAAGGAAgagcag CTCATTTCTTCACCTCTGGGCTGAACCTGACGGAGGATACTGCTGTGGTGGTCTGCAACCCCTGTCTGACGATGAGGAAGTTAACGATGAAGAGTTTCTCCCTGCTGCTGGACTGGGTGGAGAAGCAGACTCCTGGACCAAACCAGACCGCTGTCAACATCATCTGTGGAGACTTTGTGGGTCTGAACCACTTTGCCTCTGTGGTTATCGGGCTCAATAAGAAACTGCTGAAGACAGAGAGCCACAGATGA
- the LOC124021861 gene encoding SOSS complex subunit B2-like: MFAIVPNDAQFLIKDVRLGLKNLNLIFIVLEMGRVTKTKDGHEVRSCKVADKSGCITLSVWDDVGGLIQPGDILRLSRGYASLWKGCLTLYTGRGGDLQKIGDFCMVFSEVPNFSEPNPEVLAQANRPSKVESQNSSSLSQSSTPSVPTLTYSSNGCSPLSRNPTYGSTGQQTGRGSGGPGTDPKPTESVGNSRDPRQGLKRK, from the exons atgttCGCCATTGTGCCAAACGATGCTCAATTCTTGATAAAAGACGTAAGGTTGGGATTGAAGAATTTAAATTTAATCTTTATTGTGTTGGAAATGG GAAGGGTAACTAAAACAAAGGATGGGCATGAGGTTCGCTCCTGCAAG GTGGCTGATAAAAGTGGGTGCATCACCCTGTCTGTGTGGGACGATGTGGGTGGACTCATCCAGCCAGGAGACATCCTCCGCCTCTCACGagg ctatgcatccctgtggaagggcTGTCTGACACTCTACAcaggcagaggaggagacctGCAGAAGATAGGAGA tttTTGCATGGTCTTCTCTGAGGTGCCAAACTTTAGTGAACCAAACCCAGAGGTACTGGCCCAGGCCAACAGGCCG tctaAAGTTGAGTCCCAGAACAGTTCTTCTCTCAGTCAAAGCTCCACCCCCTCAGTCCCCACCCTCACATACTCTTCCAATGGATGCTCTCCGCTCTCCCGGAATCCAACCTATGGGAGCACAGGACAGCAGACTGGGCGAGGCTCCGGAGGTCCTGGCACCGACCCCAAGCCCACAGAATCTGTGGGCAACAGCAGGGACCCACGGCAAGGGCTAAAGAGGAAATGA
- the LOC124021847 gene encoding mitochondrial pyruvate carrier 2-like — translation MALVGVRASYHRILNKIELKLPAKLRPFYNHPAGPKTVFFWAPVCKWGLVMAGMADMTRPADKLSPSQSGVLMTTGVIWSRYSLVIIPKNWGLFFVNGFLGLAGANQLVRIWMYQQEVKKQQDEKAQIPII, via the exons ATGGCTTTAGTGGGAGTTAGAGCTTCATACCACAGGATTCTTAACAAGATCGAGCTCAAACTACCTGCTAAACTGAGACCTTTCTACAACCATCCAGCAG GTCCAAAGACAGTCTTCTTCTGGGCACCAGTGTGTAAATGG ggTCTGGTTATGGCTGGCATGGCTGATATGACAAGGCCAGCTGATAAACTGAGTCCCTCTCAGTCTGGAGTACTCATGACTACAG GTGTTATTTGGTCCCGATATTCTCTTGTCATTATTCCGAAGAACTGGGGTCTCTTTTTTGTCAATGGTTTTCTTGGATTGGCAGGAGCCAATCAACTTGTTAGAATCTGGAT GTACCAACAGGAAGTAAAGAAGCAACAGGACGAGAAGGCCCAGATCCCCatcatataa
- the LOC124021849 gene encoding mitochondrial pyruvate carrier 2-like: MALVGVRASYHRILNQIEFLLPGKLRPIYNHPAGPKTVFFWAPVCKWGLVFAGLADMTRPADKLSLSQSGVLMTTGVIWSRWSLVIIPKNWFLFCCNCFLGASGATQLFRIWMYQQEVKKQQEAEAAELKIKPLLDYLDLATLTN, encoded by the exons ATGGCTTTAGTGGGAGTTAGAGCTTCATACCACAGGATTCTTAACCAGATAGAGTTTCTACTACCTGGTAAACTGAGACCCATTTACAACCATCCTGCAG GTCCAAAGACAGTTTTCTTCTGGGCACCAGTGTGTAAATGG GGTCTTGTTTTTGCGGGTCTGGCTGATATGACCCGACCGGCTGATAAACTGAGTCTCTCTCAGTCTGGAGTACTCATGACTACAG GTGTTATTTGGTCCAGATGGTCCCTGGTCATCATTCCCAAGAATTGGTTTCTGTTTTGTTGCAACTGTTTTCTTGGTGCGTCAGGAGCCACCCAACTCTTTAGAATCTGGAT GTACCAACAGGAAGTAAAGAAGCAACAAGAAGCAGAGGCTGCTGAACTAAAAATAAAGCCATTGTTGGATTATTTAGATCTAGCGACACTAACTAACTAG